The following coding sequences are from one Pigmentibacter sp. JX0631 window:
- the ychF gene encoding redox-regulated ATPase YchF has translation MGFNCGIVGLPNVGKSTLFNAVTRTANAQAANYPFCTIEPNVGRVAVPDERLDNINKIVNAKRVVPTFMEFVDIAGLVKGASRGEGLGNQFLGHIKQVDAIVHVVRCFEDSNVTHVDGSTDPVRDVDTINTELVYSDFETVNKSIDKMSRLLKNNDKKILTSHECAVRLKNHLEGLKAARSFVTLNEDEDDYIKSLHLITRKQVLYAANVNENELADNAIHSKHVNALRNLAEKEGSKVVVVSAKLEEELGQLDSEEAKIYMDDLKITEPGLDRLIKAGYSLLGLMTYFTAGVQEVRAWTIPKACKAPQAAGVIHSDFEKGFICAEVYAYDDLIRLGSEAKVKEAGLYRKEGRDYVCKDGDIMNFLFNV, from the coding sequence ATGGGATTTAATTGCGGAATTGTTGGACTTCCTAATGTAGGAAAATCAACCTTATTTAATGCTGTTACAAGAACTGCAAATGCTCAAGCAGCAAATTATCCTTTTTGTACGATAGAGCCAAATGTGGGTCGTGTCGCTGTCCCAGATGAAAGACTCGATAATATCAATAAAATAGTAAATGCGAAGCGTGTTGTACCAACTTTCATGGAGTTCGTTGACATTGCAGGTCTAGTAAAAGGTGCAAGTCGTGGTGAAGGCTTGGGAAATCAGTTTTTGGGACACATTAAACAAGTAGATGCTATTGTGCATGTCGTAAGATGTTTTGAAGACTCGAATGTTACCCATGTTGATGGAAGTACCGATCCTGTCAGAGATGTTGACACCATAAATACAGAACTTGTTTATAGTGACTTCGAAACTGTAAATAAAAGTATAGACAAAATGTCTAGATTGCTAAAAAATAATGACAAAAAAATTCTCACTTCACATGAATGCGCTGTGAGATTAAAAAATCATTTGGAAGGTCTTAAAGCTGCGAGATCTTTTGTAACTTTAAATGAAGATGAAGATGATTACATTAAAAGTTTACACTTAATAACTCGCAAACAGGTACTATATGCTGCAAATGTGAATGAAAATGAGCTTGCAGATAATGCCATTCATTCAAAACATGTAAATGCTTTAAGAAATTTAGCTGAAAAAGAAGGCTCTAAAGTCGTTGTTGTGTCTGCAAAATTAGAAGAAGAACTTGGGCAATTAGATTCTGAAGAAGCTAAAATTTATATGGATGATTTAAAAATTACTGAACCAGGTTTAGATCGTCTCATAAAAGCAGGATATTCTCTCCTCGGATTAATGACTTATTTTACTGCAGGAGTTCAAGAAGTTCGTGCATGGACTATTCCAAAAGCATGTAAAGCTCCACAAGCTGCTGGAGTAATTCACTCTGATTTTGAAAAAGGTTTCATCTGTGCTGAAGTTTATGCCTATGATGATTTAATTCGTCTTGGCAGCGAAGCAAAAGTGAAAGAAGCGGGTTTATATCGCAAAGAAGGTCGTGATTATGTTTGTAAAGACGGCGATATCATGAACTTTTTATTTAATGTTTAA